One Turneriella parva DSM 21527 genomic region harbors:
- the ligA gene encoding NAD-dependent DNA ligase LigA — MPKRIKSARNAADFSAGDYAQLIDELYYHNRKYYLEDEPEISDAEYDEKMRLLQQVEALHPEWLRPDSPTQKVGGEVREDFAEVKHDPPMMSLDNAMNLEELRAFHDRLVKAGIKEPVYHVEPKFDGLAIDLVYENGVLVVGSTRGNGEVGEDITHNVKTVKNVPLRLMVDSPPAKVTIRGEVIIKLADFQKINERQAKDGKKLFANPRNTAAGALRQQDSSQAKDKMLSFFPYTLAKFDDPKKRFAKEMRKQDSIWKSVFPELGFRTSAYHLTADFDGVAKYYEEMIVSRANIEYDLDGLVIKLNDTTEWENFGATTKAPRWAIALKFPARSGVTKLERVVYQVGRTGVVTPVAELTPINLGGVMVARASLHNADEIERLGLHEGDYVEVVRSGDVIPKVVAAVADKRAKKAKPVAFVKKCPSCGRPLEREDVFFRCVNAACPEMNEAFLQFFVSKNGLDIESLGAEWVAKLYQNKVISDYADLFAVTKADLLQFEGMGEILAAKILQSIDARRKISFSKLLTAVGIPNVGEHVASILADHFAGPEALAEATETELTAIHEIGPGTAASVQQWFADKVNKARLKKLVKNGVEIVREERAKISDAFVGKSFVFTGTLTQFTRDGAEAEVKARGGRASSSVSKKTDFVVVGADAGSKAQKAKELGVPIISEAEFAAML; from the coding sequence ATGCCCAAAAGAATAAAAAGTGCACGGAACGCCGCCGACTTTTCAGCCGGCGACTATGCACAGCTGATCGACGAACTCTATTACCATAACCGCAAGTATTATCTCGAAGATGAACCTGAAATCTCTGACGCCGAATATGATGAGAAGATGCGCCTGCTGCAGCAGGTTGAGGCGCTGCACCCTGAATGGCTGAGGCCCGATTCGCCGACGCAAAAAGTCGGCGGTGAAGTTCGCGAAGATTTTGCCGAGGTGAAGCACGACCCGCCGATGATGAGCCTCGACAACGCGATGAACCTTGAAGAACTCAGGGCCTTTCACGACCGCCTCGTGAAGGCGGGCATTAAAGAACCCGTCTACCACGTAGAACCGAAATTTGACGGGCTCGCGATCGACCTCGTTTACGAGAACGGTGTGCTCGTTGTCGGGTCAACGCGCGGCAACGGCGAGGTCGGCGAAGACATCACGCACAACGTCAAGACGGTAAAGAATGTTCCGCTGCGGCTCATGGTCGATAGCCCGCCCGCGAAGGTCACGATTCGTGGTGAAGTGATTATCAAGCTGGCCGACTTTCAAAAGATCAACGAACGCCAGGCCAAAGACGGCAAAAAGCTTTTCGCAAACCCCCGCAACACCGCCGCCGGTGCGCTGAGGCAGCAAGACTCCTCGCAGGCGAAAGATAAAATGCTGTCGTTTTTCCCGTACACGCTCGCAAAATTCGACGACCCCAAGAAGCGTTTCGCGAAAGAAATGCGCAAACAAGATTCTATCTGGAAATCGGTCTTTCCAGAATTAGGATTCAGAACTTCGGCGTACCACCTGACGGCAGATTTTGACGGCGTCGCGAAGTATTACGAAGAGATGATCGTGAGCCGAGCCAACATCGAGTACGACCTCGATGGGCTCGTGATTAAGCTGAACGACACCACCGAATGGGAAAACTTTGGCGCGACGACGAAAGCACCACGCTGGGCGATCGCACTGAAGTTTCCCGCGCGATCGGGGGTCACGAAACTCGAACGTGTAGTCTATCAGGTCGGGCGCACAGGTGTTGTTACGCCCGTGGCCGAACTCACACCGATAAACCTCGGCGGCGTCATGGTCGCTCGCGCTTCTCTGCACAATGCCGACGAGATCGAGCGCCTCGGCTTGCACGAGGGCGACTATGTCGAGGTTGTGCGTTCGGGCGATGTAATACCCAAAGTTGTGGCGGCAGTGGCCGACAAGCGTGCTAAAAAGGCCAAACCCGTTGCGTTCGTCAAAAAATGCCCATCGTGCGGCAGACCGCTCGAACGTGAAGACGTGTTCTTTCGCTGCGTGAATGCGGCCTGCCCCGAAATGAACGAGGCGTTTCTGCAGTTCTTTGTCTCCAAAAACGGGCTCGATATCGAATCATTGGGAGCCGAATGGGTTGCGAAACTCTACCAGAACAAAGTGATATCCGACTATGCTGATTTGTTCGCCGTAACCAAGGCCGACCTCTTGCAATTTGAGGGCATGGGCGAAATTCTCGCGGCGAAAATTTTGCAGTCGATCGACGCACGCCGCAAAATTTCATTCAGCAAACTGCTGACCGCCGTGGGCATACCGAACGTGGGCGAGCATGTGGCATCGATTCTGGCCGATCATTTTGCCGGTCCCGAGGCGCTTGCCGAGGCAACCGAAACCGAGCTGACCGCGATTCACGAGATCGGCCCCGGCACTGCCGCCTCGGTGCAGCAATGGTTCGCCGACAAGGTCAATAAAGCGCGGCTGAAGAAGCTTGTGAAAAACGGTGTCGAAATTGTGCGCGAAGAACGCGCAAAAATCTCTGACGCATTCGTGGGCAAAAGCTTTGTTTTTACCGGAACCTTGACACAATTCACACGCGATGGGGCCGAAGCAGAGGTTAAGGCCCGTGGCGGCCGGGCATCGTCGTCGGTCAGTAAAAAAACCGATTTCGTTGTGGTGGGGGCCGATGCGGGCAGTAAGGCGCAAAAAGCAAAAGAGCTGGGAGTGCCAATAATAAGCGAAGCAGAGTTCGCCGCTATGCTCTAA
- a CDS encoding NADH-quinone oxidoreductase subunit D — protein MRINLGPSHPATHGILENHLILNGETIESVDIHTGYVHRCFEKLGEHYGYNQFLVCTDRMNYVSTPMNNIGWILAVESMMGITAPPKALVVRMIISELSRIIDHIICLGILGVDLGAFASFLYMFHKREDIYQILEKMTGARLTNTFCRVGGLEKDIYPQFVEDVKKFLKTFPKVLNETDTLLTKSRIFYDRTRGVGKISGERALAYGFTGPNLRAAGVDYDVRVSSPYMYYDQVDFDVPIGEDGGVYDRYLVRLEEMRQSLRIIGQLVNNIPEGAYHADLPHAYLPPKHKVYTSMEDLIYHFKIIMHGIEVPTGEHYFSTEAANGELGFTIVSRGKKSPWRVHVRRPCFWYYQAFPEMVTGGLLADAIANMSSMNVIAGELDC, from the coding sequence ATGCGCATTAACCTGGGCCCCTCGCACCCGGCAACTCATGGTATTTTGGAAAACCATCTCATTCTGAACGGCGAAACCATCGAGTCGGTCGATATTCACACGGGCTATGTGCACCGCTGCTTCGAAAAGCTCGGCGAGCACTATGGCTACAATCAATTTCTCGTCTGCACCGACCGCATGAACTATGTCTCGACGCCGATGAACAACATCGGCTGGATTCTCGCGGTCGAGTCGATGATGGGCATCACTGCGCCGCCCAAAGCCCTCGTTGTGCGAATGATCATTTCTGAGCTTTCACGCATCATCGACCACATTATCTGTCTCGGCATTCTCGGCGTCGACCTGGGCGCGTTCGCGTCTTTTCTTTATATGTTTCACAAACGTGAAGACATCTACCAGATTCTCGAGAAAATGACGGGCGCACGTTTGACGAATACCTTTTGCAGGGTCGGCGGTCTTGAGAAAGATATATATCCTCAGTTTGTTGAGGATGTCAAAAAGTTCTTAAAAACTTTTCCGAAGGTGCTGAACGAGACCGACACTCTGCTGACTAAGTCTCGCATCTTTTATGACCGCACGCGAGGAGTCGGTAAAATATCGGGCGAGCGCGCTCTCGCCTATGGTTTCACGGGCCCGAACCTGCGCGCTGCGGGCGTCGACTACGATGTCAGGGTGAGTTCGCCTTACATGTATTACGACCAGGTCGACTTCGATGTGCCGATCGGCGAAGACGGCGGCGTCTACGACCGTTACCTCGTGCGCCTCGAAGAAATGCGCCAGTCGCTGCGCATCATTGGCCAGCTCGTGAACAACATTCCCGAAGGGGCATACCACGCCGATTTGCCGCACGCCTATCTGCCGCCAAAGCACAAAGTCTACACTTCAATGGAAGACCTGATCTATCACTTCAAGATTATCATGCACGGTATCGAGGTGCCGACCGGCGAACACTATTTCTCGACCGAAGCGGCTAACGGCGAACTCGGTTTCACAATCGTCTCGCGCGGCAAAAAGAGCCCGTGGCGCGTGCACGTGCGCCGGCCTTGCTTCTGGTATTATCAGGCATTTCCCGAAATGGTGACGGGAGGCCTCTTGGCCGACGCGATCGCGAACATGAGCTCGATGAACGTCATCGCAGGTGAATTAGACTGCTAA
- a CDS encoding DUF3817 domain-containing protein has translation MLTSFRLLGYLEGISFLLLMGVAMPLKYYLGQPLAVRIVGSLHGLLFVVYCVWAFILFLREKWPETQLILCWVLSCLPFGTFWFDRKYLKP, from the coding sequence TTGTTGACATCGTTTCGCCTGCTGGGTTACCTCGAGGGAATTTCATTTCTGCTGCTCATGGGCGTCGCCATGCCGCTCAAATACTATTTGGGCCAACCCCTCGCAGTCAGAATCGTCGGCTCGCTGCATGGATTACTCTTTGTGGTTTATTGCGTCTGGGCGTTTATTCTTTTTCTCAGGGAAAAGTGGCCAGAGACTCAATTGATATTATGCTGGGTGCTTTCGTGTCTGCCGTTCGGTACGTTCTGGTTCGACCGTAAATATCTGAAGCCTTAA
- a CDS encoding UDP-N-acetylmuramoyl-L-alanyl-D-glutamate--2,6-diaminopimelate ligase yields the protein MKAVATDFTRPIWESLGWEAFGVEDRVEIKSVTQDSREVKKGSAFFAYDGSKVSGKDFIWEAFDKQAAAVFIDREYKDEIFRDARYNLHLPIFFTPDFLRAAGRTISFFFGEPTRYMACVGVTGTNGKTTIAHSLYQALNQLGKTSMYIGTLGMEVSRHKTVTGMTTPDTVTLQSMLHQGQKQKALYACLETSSHGLAQGRLEGINFQIGIFTNLTQDHLDYHRNMESYYRAKRRLFEYMLFSSRKQPESAKGAVICIDDDYGRRLYLWLKSQTPSFPVISLSLRDKTADAYITDVEATFDGYSCVLVFAQKSYFIKTRLLGRFNLMNLSSAFLALLCLGFGTEEALAAIQQVEPVPGRFEVLRGKEQRAVIIDYAHSPDALAKVLETAQELTPARVIGLFGCGGDRDKDKRPQMAEVASLHSDLCILTNDNPRSEDPKNIIEDMRKGLKTARYLVISDREKAIRAGLQILGPRQVLVIAGKGHEDYQIIGNKTLHFSDRDTALKLMGSLKIR from the coding sequence ATGAAAGCAGTCGCAACAGACTTTACCCGTCCCATTTGGGAATCTCTCGGCTGGGAAGCGTTCGGCGTTGAAGACCGCGTCGAAATCAAGTCGGTGACCCAAGATAGCCGCGAAGTGAAAAAAGGCTCAGCTTTTTTTGCATACGACGGCAGCAAGGTCAGCGGCAAAGACTTCATCTGGGAGGCCTTCGACAAGCAGGCGGCAGCCGTTTTTATCGACCGCGAATATAAAGACGAGATATTTCGCGACGCGCGCTATAACCTGCACTTGCCAATATTCTTCACCCCTGATTTTCTGAGGGCCGCAGGCAGAACGATTTCATTCTTTTTCGGCGAACCCACGCGCTACATGGCCTGTGTCGGCGTCACCGGCACAAACGGCAAGACAACCATCGCGCACTCGCTGTACCAGGCGCTGAACCAGCTGGGCAAAACCTCAATGTATATTGGCACTCTGGGTATGGAGGTTTCACGCCATAAGACTGTGACGGGCATGACGACCCCCGACACGGTGACCCTGCAGAGTATGCTGCACCAGGGCCAGAAGCAGAAGGCCCTTTATGCATGCCTTGAAACCAGTTCGCATGGTTTGGCGCAAGGGCGACTCGAAGGCATCAACTTTCAGATTGGTATTTTTACGAACCTGACGCAAGACCATCTCGACTACCACCGCAACATGGAGTCGTATTACCGGGCGAAGCGCCGGCTCTTTGAATACATGCTGTTCTCTTCACGCAAGCAGCCCGAATCTGCGAAGGGTGCCGTCATCTGTATCGATGACGACTACGGGCGCCGCCTGTACCTTTGGCTCAAGAGCCAAACACCTTCTTTCCCGGTTATTTCGCTGAGCCTGCGCGACAAGACAGCAGACGCCTACATCACCGATGTCGAAGCGACTTTCGACGGTTACAGCTGCGTGCTGGTATTTGCCCAGAAGAGTTACTTTATCAAAACACGATTGCTCGGTCGCTTCAACCTCATGAATCTTTCGTCAGCGTTTCTGGCATTACTCTGCCTCGGCTTCGGCACAGAAGAAGCCCTCGCCGCAATTCAGCAGGTCGAACCTGTACCCGGTCGCTTTGAAGTGTTGCGCGGCAAAGAGCAGCGCGCGGTCATCATCGACTATGCACACTCGCCCGACGCGCTTGCCAAGGTGCTCGAGACCGCACAAGAACTCACGCCCGCGCGTGTCATCGGCCTCTTCGGCTGCGGCGGCGACCGCGACAAAGACAAACGCCCACAGATGGCAGAGGTCGCGAGTCTGCATTCAGACCTGTGCATTCTCACCAATGACAATCCGCGCAGCGAAGACCCGAAGAATATCATCGAAGATATGCGCAAGGGTCTAAAGACCGCGCGCTATCTGGTGATCTCAGACCGCGAGAAGGCGATTCGCGCTGGCTTACAGATTCTCGGACCAAGACAGGTGCTGGTGATCGCCGGCAAAGGCCATGAGGATTACCAGATTATCGGCAATAAGACGCTGCACTTTTCAGACCGCGACACTGCACTAAAGTTAATGGGCTCTTTAAAAATCAGGTAA
- a CDS encoding LLM class flavin-dependent oxidoreductase: MIPFSVLDLAPITEGSDAAESFRRTLDLAQHAEGWGFNRFWLAEHHGMPGIASAATAVLIGHVAAGTKKIRVGAGGIMLPNHAPLVIAEQFGTLAALYGDRIDLGLGRAPGSDQMTARALRRNLAVTSEEFPHDVAELIDYFSPEPKSPVHAVPGTGAKVPIWILGSSLFGARLAAAYGLPYAFASHFAPGLVMQAIADYREHFRPSEFLAKPYVMLGVNVVAAASDAEAELLSSSGQQAFVNLRTGRPGKLPPPRQGYFDSLAPELKDMLKGIFAFSAVGSPATVKGRLEYLIRETKADELILSGHIYDHDARLSSYEIAAQVRQELSTRAA, encoded by the coding sequence ATGATTCCCTTCTCTGTCTTAGATCTGGCGCCGATTACTGAAGGCAGCGATGCCGCAGAATCGTTTCGGCGCACTCTCGATCTGGCGCAGCACGCTGAGGGTTGGGGCTTTAACCGTTTCTGGCTCGCGGAGCACCACGGCATGCCGGGCATTGCGAGCGCCGCAACCGCGGTGCTGATCGGGCATGTTGCGGCTGGCACGAAAAAAATTCGCGTCGGTGCCGGTGGCATTATGCTGCCGAACCATGCACCGCTCGTCATCGCCGAACAGTTCGGTACGCTTGCTGCGCTTTACGGCGACCGCATTGATCTGGGGCTTGGCCGCGCACCGGGTTCTGACCAGATGACTGCGCGCGCATTAAGGCGAAACCTTGCGGTTACGAGCGAAGAGTTTCCGCATGACGTCGCCGAGCTGATCGATTATTTCTCCCCCGAACCGAAATCACCGGTGCACGCTGTACCCGGCACAGGGGCAAAAGTACCCATCTGGATTCTGGGCTCATCGCTCTTCGGCGCACGGCTTGCGGCAGCTTATGGCCTGCCTTATGCGTTCGCGTCGCACTTTGCTCCGGGCCTGGTGATGCAGGCGATTGCCGATTACCGCGAGCACTTCAGGCCATCGGAATTTCTCGCGAAACCGTACGTAATGCTCGGCGTGAACGTGGTGGCTGCAGCGAGCGATGCTGAAGCCGAGCTGCTTTCGAGTTCAGGGCAGCAGGCATTCGTGAACTTGCGCACGGGTCGCCCGGGAAAATTGCCGCCACCCCGGCAGGGCTATTTTGACAGCCTCGCACCTGAGCTCAAAGATATGCTCAAGGGTATATTTGCGTTTTCGGCGGTGGGTTCACCCGCTACGGTAAAAGGCCGCCTCGAATATCTGATACGCGAGACGAAGGCCGACGAACTCATTTTGTCGGGGCATATTTATGACCACGACGCAAGGTTGTCATCTTATGAAATTGCGGCGCAGGTGCGCCAAGAACTGTCGACGCGCGCAGCCTGA
- a CDS encoding aspartyl protease family protein: MGKIMQAAQVINYADTLAQKKLAELTVDFLVDTGAAMLCMPIDLIEKLGLTERSRREVITANGKVQRRVFSPVRIIVNDRDADMNVMELPIGTPPQMGYLVLETLDLYPDPKNQRLTGNPAHDGKMVVDLL, from the coding sequence ATGGGCAAGATCATGCAGGCAGCGCAGGTCATCAACTATGCAGACACTCTTGCACAAAAGAAGCTCGCTGAATTGACTGTAGACTTTCTTGTTGATACCGGCGCGGCGATGCTCTGCATGCCGATTGACCTGATTGAGAAACTGGGGCTGACAGAACGCAGTCGGCGCGAAGTCATAACGGCCAATGGAAAAGTACAACGTCGGGTTTTTAGTCCCGTACGGATAATTGTCAATGATCGTGACGCGGACATGAACGTGATGGAGCTACCTATCGGCACGCCGCCGCAGATGGGTTACCTTGTTCTCGAAACTCTTGATCTGTACCCAGACCCCAAAAACCAGCGACTCACCGGCAACCCGGCACACGATGGTAAAATGGTAGTCGATCTGCTTTAA
- a CDS encoding class I SAM-dependent methyltransferase: MLENTPSRTAEVVALIRALENTYYGETSLLKDRYAARFLSDFYMAIFNRLSILPEFTSFFVNAASLGLFDFITLRHAFMDNYVRRFAHKVPVALLGAGYDSRALRLADDIKHGVWEFDFPATQRRKKFYLRNERITGEAPHYIEADFMKESLTEIFERSGMQKTATLVLWEGVSMYVSEAVVRDTLTACRDYFGAGTLVVFDYWHSKMTDPVKNLAVQVMPFIMDIVYNERFTYGATPQEMRAVAMECGAKKFESLNGQQIMKKLTLTSRLPLASASLAVVEF, encoded by the coding sequence ATGTTAGAAAATACGCCGAGTCGCACGGCAGAAGTGGTCGCCCTCATTCGGGCGCTCGAGAATACGTATTATGGCGAAACGAGCCTCTTGAAAGACAGGTATGCGGCGCGCTTTCTTTCTGATTTCTACATGGCCATCTTCAACCGGCTCTCGATTCTGCCGGAGTTCACCTCGTTCTTCGTCAATGCCGCCAGCCTCGGCCTTTTCGACTTTATCACATTGCGGCACGCATTCATGGATAACTACGTACGCCGCTTCGCGCACAAAGTGCCGGTCGCGCTGCTCGGTGCGGGCTATGATTCACGCGCGCTGCGGCTCGCCGACGACATCAAACACGGCGTGTGGGAGTTCGATTTTCCCGCGACGCAACGCCGCAAGAAGTTCTATCTGCGCAACGAACGCATTACCGGTGAAGCTCCGCATTATATCGAAGCAGACTTTATGAAAGAGTCACTGACCGAAATTTTTGAACGCTCGGGTATGCAGAAGACTGCGACGCTCGTGCTTTGGGAAGGCGTTTCGATGTATGTCAGCGAGGCAGTGGTGCGCGACACGCTAACCGCATGCCGCGACTATTTCGGCGCCGGCACGCTGGTCGTTTTCGACTACTGGCACAGCAAAATGACCGACCCCGTAAAGAACCTGGCGGTACAGGTGATGCCGTTCATTATGGACATCGTCTACAATGAGCGTTTCACCTACGGGGCGACACCACAAGAGATGCGCGCCGTCGCCATGGAATGCGGTGCTAAAAAATTTGAATCTTTGAACGGACAGCAGATCATGAAAAAGCTAACACTCACCTCGCGCCTGCCGCTGGCATCAGCCTCGCTGGCCGTCGTGGAGTTTTGA